In the genome of Oscillospiraceae bacterium, one region contains:
- a CDS encoding ImmA/IrrE family metallo-endopeptidase, whose protein sequence is MDYDEITEIANELQRKYETRNPFAISRVLNIHVLKRDNFTELKGMYRVIKRSRFIFINSNLNETLQKIVCAHELGHDMLHRDLASKDTLHEYDLYRIENKTELEANVFASELLIDTDELLELIKTGLSAEQLSRAMYTDINLLAIKVRTLIIQGYKFRPLEFKSGFLA, encoded by the coding sequence ATGGATTATGATGAAATCACCGAAATCGCAAATGAACTTCAAAGAAAATATGAAACGAGAAATCCGTTCGCGATATCCCGTGTTCTGAATATTCACGTTCTGAAAAGAGACAATTTTACTGAACTAAAAGGTATGTACAGAGTCATAAAGAGAAGTCGGTTTATTTTTATTAACTCAAATTTAAATGAAACTTTGCAAAAAATCGTATGCGCGCATGAGCTGGGACATGATATGCTGCACCGCGATCTTGCGTCAAAGGATACGCTCCATGAATATGATCTGTACAGAATAGAAAATAAAACGGAGCTTGAGGCAAATGTTTTTGCTTCAGAGCTGCTTATTGATACAGATGAGTTGCTTGAGCTGATTAAAACAGGACTGAGCGCGGAACAGCTTTCACGCGCAATGTACACGGATATAAATTTATTGGCGATTAAAGTAAGAACATTGATCATACAAGGATATAAATTCAGGCCGCTCGAATTCAAATCTGGCTTTCTGGCCTGA
- a CDS encoding helix-turn-helix transcriptional regulator, whose amino-acid sequence MTQLSERLKEKRIEAGLSQTELANCAGVHLRSVQNYESGKRYPNSLDIVLRLASALNTTTEYLLGEEGGYIVEAGEKGGYTEQKEIKKLVSEVAGLFAGGKLSDEDRDAAMQALSEAYWIAKNDCRKYSPKKNTEDK is encoded by the coding sequence ATGACACAGTTATCAGAAAGACTTAAAGAAAAAAGAATCGAGGCTGGACTGAGCCAGACGGAGCTCGCAAATTGCGCGGGGGTTCATCTTCGTTCAGTTCAAAATTATGAATCCGGAAAGAGATATCCTAACAGCCTTGATATTGTCCTCAGGCTTGCCTCTGCATTGAACACGACGACTGAATATTTGCTTGGAGAAGAAGGCGGATATATAGTGGAGGCCGGAGAAAAAGGAGGATATACCGAACAAAAAGAAATAAAAAAGCTCGTATCCGAAGTGGCGGGCTTATTTGCGGGCGGTAAGTTATCCGATGAAGACAGGGATGCGGCGATGCAGGCCTTGAGTGAGGCTTATTGGATAGCCAAAAACGACTGCAGAAAGTATTCACCAAAAAAGAACACTGAAGATAAATGA